A genomic segment from Geitlerinema sp. PCC 7407 encodes:
- a CDS encoding EVE domain-containing protein has protein sequence MAYWLVKSEPDVYSLQDLARDGQTLWDGVRNYQARNFLRSMVPGDLAFYYHSNTTPPGIVGLAQVVETALDDPSQFDPASPYYDPKSSPDQPRWQTVRLAFQAAFPGLISLDQLRQTFEPEELWVVRRGNRLSVMPVPEAVAAKLLAIAQC, from the coding sequence ATGGCCTACTGGCTTGTGAAGTCAGAGCCCGACGTCTACAGCCTCCAGGATCTGGCCCGCGACGGCCAGACCCTCTGGGACGGCGTGCGCAACTACCAAGCGCGCAACTTCCTGCGATCGATGGTGCCGGGCGACCTGGCCTTTTATTACCACTCCAACACGACGCCCCCCGGCATTGTGGGGCTGGCCCAGGTGGTCGAAACGGCCCTCGATGACCCGAGCCAGTTCGACCCGGCTAGCCCCTACTACGATCCCAAGTCCAGCCCCGACCAGCCCCGCTGGCAAACGGTGCGTCTGGCCTTTCAGGCGGCGTTTCCGGGCCTGATTTCCCTCGACCAGCTGCGCCAAACCTTTGAGCCCGAGGAACTGTGGGTGGTGCGGCGGGGCAACCGGCTGTCGGTGATGCCGGTGCCGGAGGCGGTGGCGGCCAAGCTGCTGGCGATCGCCCAGTGCTGA
- a CDS encoding GAF domain-containing protein, with protein sequence MSACNRAILRAEKEAPLLQEICRLLVQTGGYRSAWIGYGVESLQVVSQWSTSGLCSFGEGLIWPEAALAERSLQTRSPQLSAWGDRPGSGTGPIAVVLPLLMPEPLGALLLYAHQPLDTEEMSWLTQLSEDLAYRIGTIRQRQQAASGLQNGGDRRLDQLRLTEQRLQQEVSDRQHAEGVLRQQTERERLMITLAQRIQQSLNLNETLEQTAADLRQFLAVDRVIIQRINSDQSCKVVVESMAEGYPSMQGWVIRNAWTDHRKSMRYYSRGHTRSVDNVALAQFGEESANLMSLFSIQALLVVPIFRIEDSVSARSRTLWGFLAVHQCSGPRPWQVLEQDLLQQLATHLAIAIHQSELCQQVRQLNSDLEYQVQERTAQLHRVLHFEEMLKRITDKVRDSLDEDQILHTAVEELATGLDVESCDASLYDLTRQTATVCYECTIKPPSMRRGVLLMADKPSVYECLLQGEAVQFCTLGNSDEERCAVLACPMVDDQGVIGDLWLIKAKDEAFSAAEVRLVGQVANQCAIAMRQARLYQAAQAQVAELERLNRLKNDFLSTVSHELRTPMTNLKMAIQMLEISFRRSHQAGPDAPISPETSRTERYLRILQNEADREIRLINDLLDLQRLDAGVQSLIPEAIDLALWLPPLLESFRARFQQQQQDFQLSLPSHALGFISDARSLERILTELLNNACKYTPAEEHISLAVEPKAQGILFTITNTGVEIPEEELPHLFERFYRVPSADPWKQGGTGLGLALVERLVEHIEGKIWLESHNRQVSVMVELPLRLKTAIEVLGRRSGSSS encoded by the coding sequence ATGAGTGCTTGCAACCGAGCCATCTTGCGGGCGGAGAAAGAAGCTCCACTCCTGCAAGAAATCTGCCGTCTCTTGGTGCAGACGGGGGGCTACCGGTCGGCCTGGATCGGCTACGGGGTCGAAAGCCTCCAGGTTGTGAGCCAGTGGAGCACCAGCGGTCTGTGTTCGTTTGGGGAGGGGCTGATCTGGCCAGAAGCGGCGCTGGCGGAGCGATCGCTACAGACGCGATCGCCCCAGTTGTCTGCTTGGGGCGATCGCCCGGGATCTGGAACGGGTCCCATTGCCGTCGTCCTGCCGCTGCTGATGCCCGAACCCTTGGGAGCGCTGCTGCTCTACGCCCACCAGCCCCTCGACACCGAAGAAATGAGCTGGCTGACCCAGCTCAGTGAAGATTTGGCGTACCGCATTGGGACGATCCGCCAGCGCCAGCAGGCTGCCTCAGGACTCCAGAATGGGGGCGATCGCCGCCTCGACCAGCTCCGGCTGACAGAGCAGCGGCTACAGCAGGAAGTCAGCGATCGCCAGCACGCCGAAGGTGTGCTGCGCCAGCAAACCGAGCGCGAGCGGCTGATGATCACCCTGGCCCAGCGAATCCAGCAGTCCCTCAACCTCAATGAAACTCTGGAGCAGACCGCTGCGGATTTGCGGCAGTTTTTGGCCGTGGACCGGGTCATCATTCAGCGGATCAACAGCGACCAGAGCTGTAAGGTCGTCGTGGAGTCCATGGCCGAGGGCTACCCGTCGATGCAGGGCTGGGTGATTCGGAATGCGTGGACCGACCACCGCAAGTCCATGCGCTACTACAGCCGGGGCCACACGCGCTCCGTGGACAACGTTGCCCTCGCCCAGTTCGGCGAAGAGTCCGCCAACCTGATGAGTCTGTTTTCGATTCAGGCCCTGCTGGTGGTGCCGATTTTTCGGATCGAGGATTCGGTGAGCGCGCGATCGCGCACGCTCTGGGGCTTTTTGGCCGTGCACCAGTGCTCTGGACCCCGTCCTTGGCAGGTGCTCGAGCAGGATTTATTGCAGCAGTTGGCCACCCATTTGGCGATCGCCATCCACCAGTCCGAGCTCTGTCAGCAGGTGCGCCAGCTCAACAGCGACCTGGAATATCAGGTCCAAGAGCGCACCGCCCAGCTTCACCGCGTCCTGCACTTCGAAGAAATGCTCAAGCGCATCACCGACAAAGTGCGCGACAGCCTGGACGAAGACCAGATTTTGCACACTGCCGTCGAGGAGCTGGCCACCGGCCTAGATGTCGAAAGCTGCGACGCCAGCCTTTACGATCTGACGCGCCAGACCGCCACGGTCTGCTACGAGTGCACCATCAAGCCCCCCTCCATGCGCCGGGGGGTATTGCTGATGGCCGACAAGCCGAGCGTGTACGAGTGCCTGCTCCAGGGGGAGGCCGTGCAGTTTTGCACCCTGGGGAACTCCGACGAAGAGCGCTGCGCGGTGCTGGCGTGCCCCATGGTGGACGATCAGGGGGTGATCGGTGACCTGTGGCTGATCAAGGCCAAGGATGAGGCCTTTAGCGCGGCGGAGGTGCGGCTCGTGGGCCAAGTCGCCAACCAGTGCGCGATCGCCATGCGTCAGGCCCGGCTGTACCAGGCGGCCCAGGCCCAGGTGGCCGAGCTCGAGCGCCTCAACCGCCTCAAAAACGACTTTCTCAGCACGGTGTCCCACGAGCTGCGAACGCCCATGACCAACCTGAAAATGGCGATTCAGATGCTCGAAATTTCTTTTAGGCGCAGCCATCAGGCCGGCCCTGATGCCCCCATTTCCCCCGAGACGAGCCGCACCGAGCGCTATTTGCGCATTTTGCAGAACGAGGCCGATCGGGAAATTCGCCTGATCAATGACCTGCTGGATCTCCAGCGCCTCGATGCCGGCGTTCAGTCCCTGATTCCCGAAGCCATCGACCTTGCCCTGTGGCTGCCCCCGCTCCTGGAGTCCTTTCGGGCGCGGTTTCAGCAGCAGCAGCAGGACTTCCAGCTCAGCCTGCCGTCCCACGCCCTCGGCTTCATTTCCGATGCGCGCAGCCTGGAGCGCATCCTGACGGAGCTGCTCAACAACGCCTGCAAATACACCCCCGCTGAGGAGCATATTTCTCTGGCGGTGGAGCCGAAGGCCCAGGGCATTCTCTTCACGATCACCAATACTGGGGTCGAGATTCCGGAGGAGGAGCTGCCTCACCTGTTTGAGCGCTTTTATCGCGTGCCCTCCGCTGATCCTTGGAAGCAGGGCGGAACGGGCCTCGGGCTGGCGCTGGTGGAGCGCCTAGTGGAGCACATTGAAGGCAAAATTTGGCTAGAGAGCCACAACCGGCAAGTGTCTGTGATGGTGGAGCTGCCGCTGCGCCTCAAAACGGCGATCGAGGTTTTGGGGCGGCGATCGGGCAGCTCGTCCTAG
- a CDS encoding MORN repeat-containing protein, which translates to MAELKAVERHGLSGAGRSRLLGGGLLVVLATAGLLAPAAAFAQAGPQVSRQCEGRRDDGKLNGRGVCVYPSGNRYEGEFKNGLRHGQGTFTFSDGTRCQGTFENQLLNGRGQCAFSSGDRYEGEFRNGRPSGSGLWVFSDRTRCQGTFTNGTLNGRAMCEFPSGNRYEGEFKDGQREGQGAFIYADSTRCEGTFRGGSLNGIGRCTFPGGNRYEGEFRDGQRSGRGTFTYASGPRCEGTFVNGSLNGPGVCIYPNGDRYEGTFKNGQYDGRGVLVTQDGKRQPLNWRNGRLE; encoded by the coding sequence ATGGCTGAGTTGAAGGCTGTGGAGCGACATGGGTTGAGCGGAGCCGGGCGATCGCGCCTGCTCGGTGGCGGCCTGTTGGTGGTCTTGGCGACTGCGGGCCTCTTGGCACCGGCGGCGGCCTTTGCCCAGGCTGGGCCGCAGGTGAGCCGTCAGTGTGAGGGCCGCCGCGATGACGGAAAGCTCAATGGTCGCGGTGTGTGCGTTTATCCCAGCGGCAATCGCTACGAGGGCGAGTTCAAGAATGGCCTGCGTCACGGCCAGGGGACGTTTACCTTTAGCGACGGTACGCGCTGCCAGGGCACCTTCGAAAATCAGCTGCTCAATGGTCGGGGGCAGTGCGCTTTTTCGTCGGGCGATCGCTACGAGGGCGAGTTTAGAAACGGGCGGCCCAGCGGCTCAGGGCTTTGGGTTTTCAGCGATCGCACGCGCTGCCAGGGCACTTTTACCAATGGCACCCTCAACGGCCGCGCCATGTGCGAATTTCCCAGCGGCAACCGCTACGAGGGCGAGTTCAAGGACGGCCAGCGGGAGGGCCAGGGAGCGTTCATCTACGCTGATTCCACTCGCTGCGAGGGCACCTTCCGGGGCGGCAGCCTTAACGGCATTGGCCGGTGCACGTTTCCGGGCGGCAACCGCTACGAGGGCGAATTCCGAGACGGCCAGCGATCGGGGCGGGGCACATTCACCTACGCCAGCGGTCCTCGCTGCGAGGGCACCTTTGTCAACGGCAGCCTCAACGGGCCGGGGGTGTGTATCTACCCCAACGGCGATCGCTACGAAGGCACCTTCAAAAACGGCCAGTATGACGGTCGCGGGGTTCTCGTCACCCAGGACGGCAAGCGCCAGCCGCTCAACTGGCGCAACGGGCGGCTAGAATAG
- a CDS encoding pseudouridine synthase, producing MSHRYLLFYKPYNVLSQFTDREEGDRGTLSDYIPVPDVYPVGRLDRDSEGLMLLTSDGRLQHRLSDPRFEHPRTYWVQVERCPDAEALAQLQQGVTIQDYRTKPAIARLLPEEPPLPPREPPIRYRKEIPTAWLEITLTEGRNRQVRRMTAAVGFPTLRLVRFAIGDLRLEGLAPGQWRDLSAPELAALKSLGKRPVSRARGSRPRGDRS from the coding sequence GTGTCCCACCGCTATTTGCTCTTTTACAAGCCCTACAACGTCCTGAGCCAGTTCACCGATCGCGAAGAAGGCGATCGCGGCACCCTCAGCGACTACATCCCGGTGCCGGACGTGTATCCGGTGGGCCGCCTCGATCGCGACAGCGAGGGCCTGATGCTCCTGACCAGCGACGGGCGTCTCCAGCACCGCCTCAGCGATCCGCGCTTTGAGCATCCCCGCACCTACTGGGTGCAGGTGGAGCGCTGCCCCGATGCTGAGGCCCTGGCTCAGCTACAGCAGGGCGTGACGATCCAGGACTACCGCACCAAACCGGCGATCGCCCGTCTGCTGCCCGAGGAGCCCCCTCTGCCGCCCCGCGAGCCCCCCATCCGCTACCGAAAAGAGATCCCCACGGCCTGGCTAGAGATCACGCTGACCGAGGGGCGAAACCGCCAGGTGCGCCGGATGACGGCGGCGGTGGGCTTCCCGACCCTGCGTCTGGTGCGCTTTGCCATCGGGGACCTGCGGCTGGAGGGCCTAGCGCCGGGGCAATGGCGCGACCTCAGCGCCCCAGAGCTAGCGGCGCTAAAGTCCCTGGGAAAGCGGCCTGTGAGCCGAGCCCGAGGGTCGCGTCCCCGGGGCGATCGCTCCTAG
- the acnB gene encoding bifunctional aconitate hydratase 2/2-methylisocitrate dehydratase, translating into MLEAYRQHAAEREALGIPPLPLTAEQTADLCELLKNPPAGEAETLLHLLRDRIPPGVDQASYVKASFLTAIAQGSATSPLVSPQEAVELLGTMMGGYNVQALVDLLQSPEAAIAQGAADSLKKTLLVYDAFNDVIELAKTNAYAQQVIDSWAAADWFTSKSPLPETITVTVFKVPGETNTDDLSPATHATTRPDIPLHALAMLESRMTDALETISQLKAKGHPLAYVGDVVGTGSSRKSAINSVLWHIGHDIPFVPNKRSGGVILGSKIAPIFFNTAEDSGALPIECDVSGLETGDVITIHPYKGEITSESGEVLATFSLKPETILDEVRAGGRIPLLIGRSLTDKTRMALGLPVSDLFTRPAAPADTGTGFTLAQKMVGQACGLPGVRPGTSCEPIMTTVGSQDTTGPMTRDEMKELACLGFSADLVMQSFCHTAAYPKPVDIKTHQDLPDFFAQRGGVALRPGDGIIHSWLNRMLLPDTVGTGGDSHTRFPLGISFPAGSGLVAFAAAIGAMPLDMPESVLVRFSGKLQPGVTLRDVVNAIPHVAIQQGLLTVEKQNKQNIFSGRIMEMEGLPDLKVEQAFELTDATAERSCAGCTIKLSEETVAEYLRSNIALMKNMIARGYQDARTLARRIAKMEAWLANPSLLSADADAEYAHVLEVNLDEIREPLVAAPNDPDNIKTMSECAGDPVHEVFIGSCMTNIGHYRAAAKVLEGAGPAKARLWICPPTRMDEQILRQEGYYSIFAASGARLEMPGCSLCMGNQARVADNATVFSTSTRNFNNRMGKGAQVYLGSAELAAVCALLGRIPTQEEYLEIVTKKIEPLEADLYRYLNFDQIVGFEDEGRVIPKEMEAKIEAIANAGR; encoded by the coding sequence ATGTTGGAAGCGTATCGTCAACACGCGGCAGAACGGGAAGCCCTGGGAATTCCGCCGCTGCCGTTGACAGCCGAGCAAACGGCGGATTTGTGTGAATTGCTCAAAAATCCTCCCGCCGGCGAAGCGGAAACGTTGCTGCACCTGTTGCGCGATCGCATTCCCCCCGGAGTCGACCAGGCCTCCTACGTGAAGGCGTCCTTTTTGACGGCGATCGCCCAGGGCAGCGCCACCAGCCCCCTGGTCTCCCCCCAAGAAGCCGTCGAGCTGCTGGGCACCATGATGGGCGGCTACAATGTCCAGGCCCTAGTGGACCTGCTCCAGTCCCCCGAAGCGGCGATCGCCCAGGGCGCCGCCGACTCCCTCAAGAAAACCCTGCTGGTCTACGACGCCTTCAACGACGTCATCGAGCTAGCCAAAACCAACGCCTACGCCCAGCAAGTCATCGACTCTTGGGCCGCCGCCGACTGGTTCACCAGCAAGTCACCCCTACCCGAAACCATCACCGTCACGGTCTTCAAAGTGCCGGGCGAGACCAACACCGACGATCTCTCCCCCGCCACCCACGCCACCACCCGCCCCGACATTCCCCTCCACGCCCTGGCCATGCTGGAATCCCGCATGACCGATGCCCTGGAAACCATTAGCCAGCTCAAGGCCAAAGGCCATCCCCTGGCCTACGTCGGGGACGTCGTCGGCACCGGCTCCTCCCGCAAATCCGCCATCAACTCCGTCCTCTGGCACATCGGCCACGACATCCCCTTTGTGCCCAACAAGCGCTCCGGCGGCGTCATCCTCGGCAGCAAAATCGCCCCCATCTTCTTCAACACCGCCGAAGACTCGGGCGCGCTGCCCATCGAGTGCGACGTTTCGGGCCTGGAAACCGGCGACGTCATCACCATTCACCCCTACAAAGGGGAAATCACGAGCGAGAGCGGCGAAGTCCTCGCCACCTTCTCCCTCAAGCCCGAAACCATCCTGGATGAAGTGCGCGCTGGGGGCCGAATTCCGCTGCTGATCGGCCGCTCCCTCACCGACAAGACGCGCATGGCCCTGGGACTGCCCGTCAGCGACCTCTTCACCCGCCCCGCTGCCCCCGCAGACACCGGCACCGGCTTCACCCTCGCCCAGAAGATGGTCGGCCAGGCCTGCGGCCTGCCCGGCGTGCGGCCCGGCACCTCCTGCGAGCCCATCATGACCACCGTGGGGTCCCAGGACACCACCGGTCCCATGACCCGCGACGAAATGAAAGAGCTGGCCTGCCTGGGCTTCAGCGCTGACCTGGTCATGCAGAGCTTCTGCCACACCGCCGCCTATCCCAAGCCGGTGGACATCAAGACCCACCAGGATCTGCCCGACTTCTTTGCCCAGCGGGGCGGCGTCGCGCTGCGGCCTGGCGACGGCATCATCCACTCCTGGCTGAACCGGATGCTGCTGCCGGACACCGTGGGCACGGGCGGCGACTCCCACACCCGCTTCCCCCTGGGGATTTCTTTCCCGGCTGGGTCGGGTCTGGTGGCTTTTGCGGCGGCGATCGGCGCCATGCCCCTGGACATGCCCGAGTCTGTCTTAGTGCGCTTTAGCGGCAAGCTCCAGCCCGGCGTCACCCTGCGCGACGTGGTAAACGCCATTCCCCATGTGGCGATCCAGCAGGGGCTGCTGACCGTCGAGAAGCAAAACAAGCAGAACATCTTCTCAGGCCGGATCATGGAGATGGAAGGCCTGCCGGATCTCAAGGTGGAGCAAGCCTTTGAGCTGACGGACGCAACGGCAGAGCGCTCCTGCGCAGGCTGCACGATCAAGCTGAGCGAGGAGACGGTGGCGGAGTACCTGCGCTCCAATATCGCCCTGATGAAGAACATGATCGCCCGGGGCTATCAGGACGCTCGGACGCTGGCGCGACGCATCGCCAAGATGGAGGCGTGGCTGGCCAATCCCAGCCTGCTGTCGGCCGATGCAGACGCTGAGTACGCCCACGTCCTGGAGGTGAATCTGGATGAGATTCGCGAACCGCTGGTGGCCGCTCCCAACGATCCCGACAACATCAAGACGATGTCGGAGTGCGCTGGCGACCCGGTTCACGAGGTCTTCATTGGCTCTTGCATGACCAATATTGGCCACTATCGGGCTGCGGCGAAGGTGCTGGAGGGAGCAGGGCCGGCTAAGGCGCGGCTGTGGATCTGCCCGCCGACCCGCATGGATGAGCAAATCCTGCGCCAAGAGGGCTACTACAGCATCTTCGCGGCGTCGGGAGCGCGCCTAGAGATGCCGGGCTGCTCGCTGTGCATGGGCAACCAGGCCCGGGTGGCGGACAACGCGACGGTGTTCTCCACTTCGACCCGCAACTTCAACAACCGGATGGGCAAGGGAGCGCAGGTCTATCTGGGCTCGGCGGAGCTGGCGGCAGTGTGTGCGCTGCTGGGCCGAATTCCGACCCAGGAAGAGTACCTGGAGATCGTGACGAAGAAGATCGAGCCCCTGGAGGCTGACCTGTACCGCTACCTCAACTTCGACCAGATTGTGGGATTTGAGGATGAGGGTCGGGTGATTCCGAAGGAAATGGAGGCGAAGATCGAGGCGATCGCAAACGCCGGTCGCTAA
- the modB gene encoding molybdate ABC transporter permease subunit: MESVWPALRLSIQVACLATGIVAWVGGALGYWLARDRGPLRSLVDALVALPLVLPPTVTGFYLLVLLGQQGPLGRLLQRVWGWTPIFHWSGAVLAAVIVTLPLMTRTTRAALESVDVSYLQAARTLGQNEWEVLIRVWLPLGWRGILAGVVLSFARALGEFGATLMVAGNIPGLTQTMPMAIYEAVQVGNDAIAFALVLVLSGISLAAILLLNALEGRSLP; the protein is encoded by the coding sequence ATGGAATCGGTGTGGCCAGCGCTGCGCTTGTCGATTCAGGTGGCCTGTTTGGCGACCGGGATCGTGGCCTGGGTGGGGGGCGCTCTGGGCTACTGGCTGGCGCGCGATCGCGGCCCCCTGCGCAGCCTCGTCGATGCCCTGGTGGCGCTGCCCTTGGTCCTGCCGCCCACGGTCACCGGCTTTTATCTGCTGGTGCTCCTGGGCCAGCAAGGGCCTCTGGGCCGCCTGCTCCAGCGGGTCTGGGGCTGGACGCCCATTTTTCACTGGAGCGGGGCCGTGCTGGCGGCGGTGATCGTCACCCTGCCCCTGATGACCCGCACCACCCGCGCTGCCCTCGAAAGCGTGGATGTTTCCTATCTCCAGGCCGCCCGCACCCTGGGCCAAAATGAGTGGGAAGTCCTGATCCGGGTCTGGCTGCCCCTGGGCTGGCGGGGCATTTTGGCGGGGGTGGTCCTGAGCTTCGCCCGCGCCCTGGGCGAGTTTGGCGCGACGCTGATGGTGGCGGGCAATATTCCGGGGTTGACCCAGACCATGCCCATGGCAATCTACGAGGCGGTGCAGGTGGGCAATGACGCGATCGCCTTTGCCCTGGTGCTGGTGCTCAGCGGCATTTCCCTGGCGGCCATCTTGCTCCTAAACGCCCTCGAAGGCCGCAGCCTGCCCTAG
- a CDS encoding DUF3370 domain-containing protein: MLSFLTLLSLAQASPIVPVAAPKPKLDPLPTQEILRPQEAVPTVDSQFPPMEILQLQEVRPLPGDLDDVPVVNSNSPEVVKTEGILLSTFPGSGKAFPNAHLNVPLEGRFDIFSHHISRAETPAETRSLFQGLLVFNPTRRPITLNVLQGATYLTRPDALFVELPDYVDDPLGTVYSGPGSRAMNDVLRGRLRSGLPAVVTIPPGESYMLMNLPIPAGKVTPTSNGRSTLLRLRSNGPVYVASLAMFAPQNPDKTERIPTVAEWENLIRTANLAGPRDIPPTTPGTKTGQVIYGRVAGVAKGSLWKAQLTDSANATDFTIPPPGQAISYGLSLLERGTLGTGQIQSAPMVARYADTAYLANGNYGIEYSLTLPLHNAQKTAQTVTISLQTPIKEEQIEGGLLFFDQPPQRIFFRGPVRIRYNDDQNRPQTRFVHIVQRRGQRGEPLVKLTLPPDARRLVHVDLLYPPDATPPQVLTVETLAPGS, from the coding sequence ATGCTCTCGTTTTTGACGCTTTTGTCCTTGGCCCAAGCCAGCCCTATCGTTCCGGTTGCTGCGCCAAAACCCAAACTCGATCCCCTGCCGACCCAGGAAATCCTGCGTCCCCAGGAGGCAGTACCCACCGTAGACAGCCAGTTTCCGCCCATGGAAATTCTACAGCTTCAGGAAGTGCGGCCCCTGCCCGGCGACCTCGACGATGTCCCTGTGGTCAACAGCAACAGCCCCGAAGTCGTCAAAACCGAAGGTATCTTGCTCTCGACCTTTCCGGGCAGCGGCAAAGCTTTTCCAAACGCGCACCTCAATGTGCCCCTCGAAGGTCGCTTTGACATCTTCAGCCACCACATTTCCCGAGCCGAAACTCCGGCTGAAACGCGATCGCTCTTTCAGGGCCTGCTGGTGTTCAATCCGACCCGGCGCCCCATCACCCTCAATGTCTTGCAGGGAGCCACCTACCTCACCCGGCCCGACGCTTTGTTTGTAGAGCTGCCGGACTACGTGGATGATCCCCTCGGTACGGTGTACTCCGGCCCCGGCAGCCGCGCCATGAACGATGTCCTGCGCGGACGCCTGCGGAGCGGCTTGCCAGCGGTGGTAACCATTCCGCCCGGGGAGAGCTACATGCTGATGAATCTGCCCATTCCGGCGGGCAAGGTGACTCCCACCTCCAACGGGCGATCGACCTTGCTGCGTCTGCGGAGTAATGGGCCGGTGTACGTGGCGAGTTTGGCCATGTTTGCGCCCCAGAACCCGGACAAGACCGAGCGCATCCCCACCGTGGCAGAGTGGGAAAACCTGATTCGGACCGCGAATCTGGCAGGGCCGCGGGACATCCCGCCGACGACGCCCGGCACCAAGACGGGTCAGGTGATCTACGGTCGGGTGGCCGGCGTGGCCAAGGGCTCCCTGTGGAAGGCCCAGCTCACCGACTCAGCGAACGCCACAGACTTTACGATTCCGCCGCCGGGCCAGGCGATTTCCTACGGCCTCAGCCTCCTGGAGCGAGGCACCCTGGGCACGGGCCAGATCCAAAGTGCGCCCATGGTGGCGCGCTATGCCGACACGGCCTATTTGGCCAACGGCAACTACGGCATCGAGTACAGCCTGACATTGCCGCTGCACAATGCTCAGAAGACCGCGCAAACGGTAACGATCTCCCTGCAAACCCCCATCAAAGAAGAGCAAATTGAGGGGGGGCTCCTGTTCTTTGACCAGCCGCCCCAGCGTATCTTTTTCCGGGGACCGGTGCGGATACGCTATAACGATGACCAAAATCGGCCCCAAACGCGCTTTGTGCACATTGTTCAGCGGCGCGGTCAGCGAGGGGAGCCCCTAGTGAAGCTAACGCTGCCCCCCGATGCCCGCCGATTGGTGCACGTTGATCTTCTGTATCCGCCGGACGCGACGCCGCCCCAGGTTCTGACGGTTGAGACTCTGGCTCCTGGATCTTGA